One stretch of Candidatus Omnitrophota bacterium DNA includes these proteins:
- a CDS encoding DUF4900 domain-containing protein has product MKRKTNKKGMVLIISLLLITGILILVGAYFSNILSESRYARVEKAVIQAQNLADAGAANAYAELRIRSGVNLNANMLNVTNGALLTAYVTNNDPLGFLRDYGTNAPNPAFTVAGGEARLTINTMAGLNTGVNGSYAATLVVTAGANPINNGSVAYRFFYNYRIESIGTSNNFLTAIQKSVRLAQGSFFVDITRNNFARFALFTNNHTMQNGGLVWFTGNTQFSGPVSTNTRFSFAYNPQFSGGVVTQVDNLANYYNNGNTKSLANDHNGTIDVPNFSNGFQRNSPVNTLPTSVTQTEMRDQALGTLSVPSSNGVYVPNDGSCLTGGIYIRGDSNITLGSSGDSAVYTINRGGNISTITANYAANTTTVVDGSGTNTYCGLPKGAGGEGVLIYSASSINAISGTVNHNSNLTVAANNNAVISSHIRYEQYNTSPSLNASGYSNVLGLLSWNGNVEISSGAPNNIEIHGVVMAPNGVFTVQNYDSGAPKGIATLLGGVITDNYGAFGQFSGTTNTHGYGRNFVYDARMISGTAPPYFPYLTNYSATPTWTTRPIWQDMGG; this is encoded by the coding sequence ATGAAAAGAAAAACTAATAAAAAAGGGATGGTTTTGATAATAAGCCTTTTGCTTATAACCGGAATTCTTATTTTAGTTGGTGCTTACTTTTCTAATATCCTTTCTGAAAGCAGGTATGCTCGTGTAGAAAAAGCAGTTATCCAAGCCCAAAACCTTGCTGATGCAGGAGCAGCTAATGCTTATGCAGAGCTGAGAATTCGATCAGGGGTAAATTTAAATGCGAACATGCTTAATGTGACAAACGGGGCGCTGTTGACCGCCTATGTTACTAATAATGATCCATTGGGTTTTTTAAGGGATTATGGGACAAATGCTCCTAATCCCGCGTTTACAGTTGCAGGAGGAGAAGCAAGGCTTACTATTAATACAATGGCAGGGCTTAATACAGGAGTAAATGGCAGTTATGCAGCTACGTTGGTTGTAACTGCCGGTGCTAATCCGATTAATAATGGGTCTGTTGCTTATAGGTTTTTTTACAACTATAGAATAGAATCTATAGGAACATCAAATAATTTTCTTACCGCAATACAAAAATCCGTCAGATTGGCGCAAGGTTCTTTTTTTGTAGATATCACAAGAAACAATTTCGCGCGTTTTGCGCTTTTTACAAATAACCATACTATGCAAAATGGAGGATTGGTATGGTTTACAGGTAATACCCAATTTTCCGGCCCAGTTTCCACTAACACGCGTTTTTCTTTTGCTTACAATCCGCAGTTTTCCGGAGGAGTTGTTACACAGGTTGATAATCTGGCTAATTATTACAATAACGGGAATACAAAATCGCTTGCCAATGATCACAATGGTACTATTGATGTGCCAAATTTCTCCAATGGCTTTCAAAGGAATTCTCCGGTAAATACGCTTCCTACATCGGTTACTCAAACTGAAATGCGAGATCAGGCTTTAGGAACATTATCGGTTCCAAGTTCGAATGGAGTATATGTGCCTAATGATGGAAGTTGTTTAACGGGTGGTATATATATTAGAGGCGATTCAAATATCACATTGGGTAGTTCCGGAGACAGTGCAGTTTATACAATTAATCGGGGCGGAAACATATCTACAATTACTGCTAATTATGCGGCAAATACTACTACAGTTGTTGATGGAAGCGGCACGAATACATATTGTGGTTTGCCAAAAGGGGCAGGAGGAGAAGGTGTGTTGATTTATTCTGCATCAAGCATTAATGCTATTTCTGGAACGGTTAATCATAATTCTAATCTTACTGTTGCGGCTAATAACAATGCAGTTATTTCAAGCCACATTAGGTATGAACAATATAATACTTCGCCTTCGCTTAATGCTAGCGGGTATTCTAATGTATTAGGTTTGCTTTCCTGGAATGGAAATGTAGAAATAAGCTCTGGCGCCCCAAATAATATTGAAATACACGGAGTAGTTATGGCGCCTAACGGAGTTTTTACAGTCCAAAATTATGATTCGGGAGCTCCTAAGGGAATTGCAACTCTGCTTGGAGGTGTAATTACTGATAATTATGGAGCCTTTGGCCAGTTTAGCGGGACAACTAATACGCATGGTTATGGCAGGAATTTTGTGTATGATGCAAGAATGATTTCGGGGACTGCCCCTCCATACTTTCCTTATCTTACAAATTATTCAGCTACTCCAACCTGGACAACTAGGCCAATATGGCAGGATATGGGAGGGTAA
- a CDS encoding prepilin-type N-terminal cleavage/methylation domain-containing protein, giving the protein MVFNMNRGHTLIELMISVGIVVALLVAALGIFTMSNTSWRVGMHQSAEQREARKGMDRIAQALRQSCRQWTAGGIYGVNISNANQQIDFYVPVLDATGNITTLRLATFRIDPNNSQQLLYQEGTDAELVVANYVSAVSFRAGCATCATYTCTTPAADCPIILVTISTSDRPASDRNRLPFTLTSRVMLRNYDTTLTNNPVIETH; this is encoded by the coding sequence ATGGTGTTTAATATGAATAGAGGGCATACTTTAATTGAGTTAATGATTTCGGTGGGCATAGTTGTTGCTCTGTTAGTTGCGGCGCTTGGCATATTTACTATGTCTAATACGAGTTGGAGAGTTGGGATGCATCAATCTGCAGAGCAAAGAGAAGCCAGAAAGGGTATGGATAGAATTGCTCAAGCCCTAAGGCAATCATGTAGGCAATGGACTGCTGGCGGTATATATGGCGTTAATATTTCTAATGCTAATCAGCAGATTGATTTTTATGTGCCTGTTTTAGATGCAACAGGAAATATTACCACTCTTAGATTAGCGACTTTTAGGATTGATCCTAATAATTCTCAGCAGTTGCTTTATCAAGAGGGAACGGATGCCGAGTTGGTTGTGGCAAATTACGTTAGTGCAGTTAGTTTCCGGGCTGGTTGCGCTACTTGTGCTACATATACCTGCACTACTCCAGCAGCTGATTGCCCGATTATACTTGTTACGATTTCAACTTCAGACAGGCCGGCATCTGACAGGAATAGATTACCGTTTACCTTAACTTCAAGGGTTATGTTGCGTAATTATGATACAACTTTAACTAATAACCCTGTTATAGAAACTCATTAG
- a CDS encoding ATP-binding cassette domain-containing protein, which produces MNIVQIKNVSKDFIVERGLFKSEGGIVKALDNISFEVGQFETLGIVGESGSGKTTLAKVILDLIKPTSGEVVFNSSLINNFRKDVQIIFQNPYNSLNPKMRIIDILSEPLLIHKIVEKGRFHSKAMELLNMVGLENSVLGRYPIEFSGGQRQRICIARSLASNPKFLVLDEPISSLDLTIQAEMLELFTKLKRELSLTYIFISHNLAVIKYLSDKVIVMQNGRIVEQNSSKAIFSAPMEEYTQNLLKSII; this is translated from the coding sequence ATGAATATCGTCCAGATAAAGAATGTTTCCAAAGATTTTATAGTTGAGCGTGGATTATTTAAATCTGAAGGCGGTATAGTTAAGGCGCTTGATAACATAAGCTTTGAGGTAGGGCAATTTGAAACATTAGGAATCGTTGGAGAATCCGGATCTGGAAAAACTACCCTTGCAAAGGTCATCCTTGATTTAATCAAACCGACCAGCGGAGAAGTGGTTTTTAACAGTTCATTGATAAATAATTTCAGGAAGGACGTACAGATAATTTTTCAGAATCCTTATAATAGCCTTAACCCTAAAATGCGAATTATTGATATATTGTCTGAGCCGCTTTTAATCCACAAGATTGTTGAGAAGGGGCGTTTCCACTCAAAAGCAATGGAATTGTTAAATATGGTTGGTTTGGAAAATTCCGTTCTTGGCAGATACCCGATTGAATTTTCCGGTGGCCAACGCCAGAGGATTTGTATCGCGCGCTCACTTGCCAGTAATCCAAAGTTCCTTGTTTTGGATGAGCCGATTTCTTCACTTGATTTGACAATTCAGGCTGAAATGTTGGAATTATTTACTAAATTAAAGAGAGAATTAAGCCTTACCTATATCTTTATCAGTCATAATTTAGCGGTGATTAAGTATCTATCCGATAAAGTAATTGTCATGCAGAATGGCAGGATTGTTGAGCAGAATTCATCTAAGGCGATATTCAGCGCGCCTATGGAAGAATATACACAGAACCTATTAAAATCGATAATTTAA
- a CDS encoding ABC transporter ATP-binding protein: MANLLDINNLKVEFDLGGQSISAVDGVDLSIRNNEIVVLAGESGSGKTISALSVTKILPKNAKLTSGSIIFNGVDLSGLRESELVKVRGQEIAYIFQEPVSYLNPVYTIGNQIMEAIMLHNDKPKEEAYYVALDLLRLVRIKDPERVMYDYPHQLSGGMNQRAFIAMALALKPKLLIADEPTTSLDVTIESQILDLLVNLKKEFGFSLLFITHNLAIARKIADRVYIMYKGKIVESGQTERIFNSPVHFHTKELIRAYQLIGRL; this comes from the coding sequence ATGGCTAATCTATTGGATATTAATAATCTAAAAGTGGAATTTGATTTAGGAGGGCAGTCTATCAGCGCTGTTGATGGAGTTGATCTAAGTATTAGAAATAATGAAATTGTTGTTTTAGCAGGGGAATCGGGATCGGGTAAAACCATAAGCGCTTTGTCGGTAACTAAAATCTTACCTAAGAATGCAAAGTTAACCAGTGGAAGTATCATTTTTAATGGCGTAGATTTATCAGGGTTAAGGGAAAGCGAACTGGTAAAAGTAAGGGGGCAGGAAATTGCTTATATTTTCCAAGAGCCAGTGAGCTACTTAAATCCGGTTTACACAATCGGCAATCAAATAATGGAAGCAATAATGCTTCATAATGATAAGCCTAAAGAAGAAGCTTATTATGTGGCACTTGATTTGCTTAGGCTGGTAAGGATTAAGGACCCGGAGAGAGTTATGTATGATTATCCGCATCAGCTTTCTGGAGGGATGAACCAAAGGGCTTTTATCGCAATGGCGTTAGCCTTAAAACCAAAACTTCTGATTGCAGATGAGCCGACCACTTCACTTGATGTAACAATTGAATCCCAGATACTTGATTTATTGGTTAATCTGAAAAAAGAATTCGGGTTTTCGCTTCTTTTTATTACTCATAATTTGGCAATCGCGCGTAAAATAGCGGATAGGGTTTATATAATGTATAAAGGCAAAATTGTTGAGTCCGGCCAAACAGAGAGGATTTTTAATTCGCCCGTGCATTTTCATACAAAAGAATTAATTCGGGCTTATCAATTAATCGGTAGATTATGA
- a CDS encoding ABC transporter permease, with translation MKNKALLAGIIIIGFFSLIAIFAPIISPYEPSIIDQNNLLMAPSSKHLLGTDSLGRDILSRIIYGARISLSIGLIAVGIATLLGLILGSIAGFYGGLIDMIIMRFVDIMLCFPTFFLILAVVAMLEPSIFNIMIIIGLTSWMGVARLVRAEILTLKEREFIQASRAIGASNFRIISRHLIPNAIGPVLVNATLGIAGAILLESGLSFLGLGVQPPVPSWGNILIEAKSTLGVAWWITVFPGLAILVTILGFNFLSEGLKKKIG, from the coding sequence ATGAAAAACAAAGCTTTGTTAGCGGGAATAATAATTATTGGTTTTTTTAGCCTGATTGCAATCTTTGCGCCGATAATCAGTCCATATGAACCTTCAATTATTGACCAGAATAATCTACTTATGGCTCCGTCATCCAAACATTTATTGGGGACTGATAGCTTAGGAAGGGATATATTAAGCCGGATTATCTATGGGGCAAGAATTTCTTTAAGCATCGGTTTAATTGCAGTTGGCATTGCAACTCTGCTTGGGCTGATTTTAGGCTCAATAGCTGGTTTTTACGGCGGGTTAATTGATATGATTATTATGCGCTTTGTTGATATTATGCTTTGTTTTCCGACGTTCTTTTTAATCTTGGCTGTTGTGGCAATGCTTGAGCCGTCGATTTTTAATATTATGATTATCATCGGTTTAACCAGTTGGATGGGTGTCGCACGGCTTGTCAGAGCTGAAATACTGACGCTGAAAGAAAGAGAGTTTATCCAAGCCTCGCGAGCAATCGGAGCCTCAAATTTTAGGATAATATCTCGGCACCTAATCCCGAATGCAATTGGGCCGGTATTAGTTAATGCAACTTTGGGTATTGCGGGAGCAATTCTTCTAGAGTCGGGTTTAAGTTTCTTAGGACTTGGTGTTCAACCGCCTGTCCCCAGCTGGGGTAATATTCTTATTGAGGCAAAATCAACATTAGGAGTCGCCTGGTGGATTACGGTTTTCCCGGGTTTGGCAATTCTTGTTACTATATTAGGTTTTAATTTCTTAAGTGAAGGTTTAAAAAAGAAGATCGGATAA